From the Caballeronia sp. NK8 genome, one window contains:
- a CDS encoding phage holin family protein: MTTERPQQSSPGPLRRILSSAFAIFETRLELIGIELQEEKERLIGVLFLGLAAMMLAMMALISLTVLIAIFFWDSYRWQALGGITALYALIAIACGLRARSSLRDAPNMFDDTLAEFRKDRDTFR, translated from the coding sequence ATGACGACAGAACGGCCACAGCAATCGTCCCCCGGACCATTGCGACGAATCCTGAGCTCCGCCTTCGCCATCTTCGAGACGCGTCTTGAACTCATCGGCATCGAGCTTCAGGAGGAAAAGGAGCGCCTCATCGGCGTGCTTTTCCTCGGGCTCGCCGCCATGATGCTCGCGATGATGGCGCTCATCTCTCTGACGGTGCTCATCGCCATTTTCTTCTGGGACTCGTATCGCTGGCAGGCGCTCGGCGGCATCACCGCGCTGTATGCGCTGATCGCGATTGCATGCGGCCTGCGCGCGCGCAGCAGCTTGCGCGACGCGCCGAACATGTTCGATGACACGCTCGCCGAATTCCGCAAAGACCGCGACACGTTCCGCTGA